The following proteins are co-located in the Manihot esculenta cultivar AM560-2 chromosome 9, M.esculenta_v8, whole genome shotgun sequence genome:
- the LOC110622074 gene encoding primase homolog protein isoform X1 yields MDTFTPGKINHFLCPKVCVPMMQNKVVVAVSNAFFSYNRYEELTTAVVCISISHKLLISCKWPVPSKHILSNNNCWAPILTRRRLGPVGSRVRSCYGNSKFLNPQSANGNGLEKHEVRVLKQKMELLGINCDDSCIPGNYGHLLCPKCEGGRSMEKSLSVHINRDAWQWDLRRDLAMWRCYRTCCGWTGQAFANGRVTNEGMNIIFKVSSPRQITAEGMVLEPLGEKLIAYFGDRMISEETLRRNSVMQMAGDQGIIAFTYRQKGVLIGCKYRTIEKNFWQDKGTEKWLYGLDDIKEVTEIVIVEGEIDKLSVEEAGFFNCVSVPGGAPQTVSTKDIPSLEKDKAYQYLWNCKEYLDKVSRIILATDGDASGQALAEELARRLGKERCWLVRWPKKDHSCCFKDANEVLKCLGPSALKEVIETAESYEVCTMNQVI; encoded by the exons ATGGATACCTTTACTCCTGGGAAAATTAATCACTTCCTTTGTCCAAAG GTTTGTGTTCCAATGATGCAAAATAAGGTTGTTGTAGCAGTAAGCAATGCCTTCTTCTCCTATAATAGGTATGAAGAACTCACTACTGCTGTGGTGTGCATATCCATATCTCACAA ACTTTTGATTAGTTGCAAGTGGCCTGTCCCTTCCAAACACATCCTCTCAAACAATAATTGCTGGGCACCAATATTAACCAGGAGAAGACTGGGGCCTGTGGGGTCTCGTGTTCGCTCTTGCTATGGCAACTCCAAGTTCCTAAATCCGCAATCAG CTAACGGAAATGGATTAGAAAAGCATGAAGTGAGGGTCTTGAAGCAGAAAATGGAACTTCTGGGGATTAACTGTGATGATTCTTGCATACCTGGAAATTATGGTCACTTGCTTTGTCCCAAG TGTGAAGGTGGAAGATCAATGGAGAAGAGTTTATCTGTACATATTAACCGAGATGC TTGGCAATGGGATTTGCGCAGGGATCTTGCAATGTGGCGGTGTTACCGTACTTGCTGTGGATGGACAGGACAG GCCTTTGCAAATGGTAGAGTGACAAATGAGGGAATGAACATAATTTTCAAAGTCAGTTCCCCTAGGCAAATAACAGCTGAAGGCATGGTACTAGAACCACTAGGTGAGAAG CTAATTGCATACTTTGGTGATAGAATGATATCTGAAGAAACCCTCAGGAGAAATTCTGTTATGCAGATGGCTGGTGATCAG GGTATTATTGCATTTACTTATAGACAAAAAGGAGTGCTCATTGGTTGCAAGTATCGAACTATTGAGAAAAATTTTTGGCAG gatAAGGGCACAGAAAAATGGTTATATGGGCTGGATGACATTAAAGAAGTGACTGAAATTGTTATT GTTGAAGGCGAAATTGATAAGCTTTCAGTGGAGGAAGCTGGCTTCTTTAATTGTGTTAGTGTTCCTGGAGGTGCCCCACAAACTGTTTCTACTAAAGATATACCATCACTGGAAAAG GACAAAGCATATCAGTATCTATGGAATTGCAAAGAGTACTTGGATAAG GTGTCTCGCATTATCCTGGCAACTGATGGCGATGCAAGTGGGCAAGCCTTGGCTGAAGAGTTAGCACGCCGGCTGGGAAAAGAAAG ATGTTGGCTTGTAAGATGGCCCAAGAAAGATCACTCCTGTTGCTTCAAAGATGCAAATGAG
- the LOC110622074 gene encoding primase homolog protein isoform X4, whose translation MDTFTPGKINHFLCPKVCVPMMQNKVVVAVSNAFFSYNRYEELTTAVVCISISHKLLISCKWPVPSKHILSNNNCWAPILTRRRLGPVGSRVRSCYGNSKFLNPQSANGNGLEKHEVRVLKQKMELLGINCDDSCIPGNYGHLLCPKCEGGRSMEKSLSVHINRDADLAMWRCYRTCCGWTGQAFANGRVTNEGMNIIFKVSSPRQITAEGMVLEPLGEKLIAYFGDRMISEETLRRNSVMQMAGDQGIIAFTYRQKGVLIGCKYRTIEKNFWQDKGTEKWLYGLDDIKEVTEIVIVEGEIDKLSVEEAGFFNCVSVPGGAPQTVSTKDIPSLEKDKAYQYLWNCKEYLDKVSRIILATDGDASGQALAEELARRLGKERCWLVRWPKKDHSCCFKDANEVLKCLGPSALKEVIETAESYEVCTMNQVI comes from the exons ATGGATACCTTTACTCCTGGGAAAATTAATCACTTCCTTTGTCCAAAG GTTTGTGTTCCAATGATGCAAAATAAGGTTGTTGTAGCAGTAAGCAATGCCTTCTTCTCCTATAATAGGTATGAAGAACTCACTACTGCTGTGGTGTGCATATCCATATCTCACAA ACTTTTGATTAGTTGCAAGTGGCCTGTCCCTTCCAAACACATCCTCTCAAACAATAATTGCTGGGCACCAATATTAACCAGGAGAAGACTGGGGCCTGTGGGGTCTCGTGTTCGCTCTTGCTATGGCAACTCCAAGTTCCTAAATCCGCAATCAG CTAACGGAAATGGATTAGAAAAGCATGAAGTGAGGGTCTTGAAGCAGAAAATGGAACTTCTGGGGATTAACTGTGATGATTCTTGCATACCTGGAAATTATGGTCACTTGCTTTGTCCCAAG TGTGAAGGTGGAAGATCAATGGAGAAGAGTTTATCTGTACATATTAACCGAGATGC GGATCTTGCAATGTGGCGGTGTTACCGTACTTGCTGTGGATGGACAGGACAG GCCTTTGCAAATGGTAGAGTGACAAATGAGGGAATGAACATAATTTTCAAAGTCAGTTCCCCTAGGCAAATAACAGCTGAAGGCATGGTACTAGAACCACTAGGTGAGAAG CTAATTGCATACTTTGGTGATAGAATGATATCTGAAGAAACCCTCAGGAGAAATTCTGTTATGCAGATGGCTGGTGATCAG GGTATTATTGCATTTACTTATAGACAAAAAGGAGTGCTCATTGGTTGCAAGTATCGAACTATTGAGAAAAATTTTTGGCAG gatAAGGGCACAGAAAAATGGTTATATGGGCTGGATGACATTAAAGAAGTGACTGAAATTGTTATT GTTGAAGGCGAAATTGATAAGCTTTCAGTGGAGGAAGCTGGCTTCTTTAATTGTGTTAGTGTTCCTGGAGGTGCCCCACAAACTGTTTCTACTAAAGATATACCATCACTGGAAAAG GACAAAGCATATCAGTATCTATGGAATTGCAAAGAGTACTTGGATAAG GTGTCTCGCATTATCCTGGCAACTGATGGCGATGCAAGTGGGCAAGCCTTGGCTGAAGAGTTAGCACGCCGGCTGGGAAAAGAAAG ATGTTGGCTTGTAAGATGGCCCAAGAAAGATCACTCCTGTTGCTTCAAAGATGCAAATGAG
- the LOC110622074 gene encoding primase homolog protein isoform X5, with the protein MDTFTPGKINHFLCPKVCVPMMQNKVVVAVSNAFFSYNRYEELTTAVVCISISHNCKWPVPSKHILSNNNCWAPILTRRRLGPVGSRVRSCYGNSKFLNPQSANGNGLEKHEVRVLKQKMELLGINCDDSCIPGNYGHLLCPKCEGGRSMEKSLSVHINRDADLAMWRCYRTCCGWTGQAFANGRVTNEGMNIIFKVSSPRQITAEGMVLEPLGEKLIAYFGDRMISEETLRRNSVMQMAGDQGIIAFTYRQKGVLIGCKYRTIEKNFWQDKGTEKWLYGLDDIKEVTEIVIVEGEIDKLSVEEAGFFNCVSVPGGAPQTVSTKDIPSLEKDKAYQYLWNCKEYLDKVSRIILATDGDASGQALAEELARRLGKERCWLVRWPKKDHSCCFKDANEVLKCLGPSALKEVIETAESYEVCTMNQVI; encoded by the exons ATGGATACCTTTACTCCTGGGAAAATTAATCACTTCCTTTGTCCAAAG GTTTGTGTTCCAATGATGCAAAATAAGGTTGTTGTAGCAGTAAGCAATGCCTTCTTCTCCTATAATAGGTATGAAGAACTCACTACTGCTGTGGTGTGCATATCCATATCTCACAA TTGCAAGTGGCCTGTCCCTTCCAAACACATCCTCTCAAACAATAATTGCTGGGCACCAATATTAACCAGGAGAAGACTGGGGCCTGTGGGGTCTCGTGTTCGCTCTTGCTATGGCAACTCCAAGTTCCTAAATCCGCAATCAG CTAACGGAAATGGATTAGAAAAGCATGAAGTGAGGGTCTTGAAGCAGAAAATGGAACTTCTGGGGATTAACTGTGATGATTCTTGCATACCTGGAAATTATGGTCACTTGCTTTGTCCCAAG TGTGAAGGTGGAAGATCAATGGAGAAGAGTTTATCTGTACATATTAACCGAGATGC GGATCTTGCAATGTGGCGGTGTTACCGTACTTGCTGTGGATGGACAGGACAG GCCTTTGCAAATGGTAGAGTGACAAATGAGGGAATGAACATAATTTTCAAAGTCAGTTCCCCTAGGCAAATAACAGCTGAAGGCATGGTACTAGAACCACTAGGTGAGAAG CTAATTGCATACTTTGGTGATAGAATGATATCTGAAGAAACCCTCAGGAGAAATTCTGTTATGCAGATGGCTGGTGATCAG GGTATTATTGCATTTACTTATAGACAAAAAGGAGTGCTCATTGGTTGCAAGTATCGAACTATTGAGAAAAATTTTTGGCAG gatAAGGGCACAGAAAAATGGTTATATGGGCTGGATGACATTAAAGAAGTGACTGAAATTGTTATT GTTGAAGGCGAAATTGATAAGCTTTCAGTGGAGGAAGCTGGCTTCTTTAATTGTGTTAGTGTTCCTGGAGGTGCCCCACAAACTGTTTCTACTAAAGATATACCATCACTGGAAAAG GACAAAGCATATCAGTATCTATGGAATTGCAAAGAGTACTTGGATAAG GTGTCTCGCATTATCCTGGCAACTGATGGCGATGCAAGTGGGCAAGCCTTGGCTGAAGAGTTAGCACGCCGGCTGGGAAAAGAAAG ATGTTGGCTTGTAAGATGGCCCAAGAAAGATCACTCCTGTTGCTTCAAAGATGCAAATGAG
- the LOC110622074 gene encoding primase homolog protein isoform X10 yields the protein MDTFTPGKINHFLCPKVCVPMMQNKVVVAVSNAFFSYNRRRLGPVGSRVRSCYGNSKFLNPQSANGNGLEKHEVRVLKQKMELLGINCDDSCIPGNYGHLLCPKCEGGRSMEKSLSVHINRDAWQWDLRRDLAMWRCYRTCCGWTGQAFANGRVTNEGMNIIFKVSSPRQITAEGMVLEPLGEKLIAYFGDRMISEETLRRNSVMQMAGDQGIIAFTYRQKGVLIGCKYRTIEKNFWQDKGTEKWLYGLDDIKEVTEIVIVEGEIDKLSVEEAGFFNCVSVPGGAPQTVSTKDIPSLEKDKAYQYLWNCKEYLDKVSRIILATDGDASGQALAEELARRLGKERCWLVRWPKKDHSCCFKDANEVLKCLGPSALKEVIETAESYEVCTMNQVI from the exons ATGGATACCTTTACTCCTGGGAAAATTAATCACTTCCTTTGTCCAAAG GTTTGTGTTCCAATGATGCAAAATAAGGTTGTTGTAGCAGTAAGCAATGCCTTCTTCTCCTATAATAG GAGAAGACTGGGGCCTGTGGGGTCTCGTGTTCGCTCTTGCTATGGCAACTCCAAGTTCCTAAATCCGCAATCAG CTAACGGAAATGGATTAGAAAAGCATGAAGTGAGGGTCTTGAAGCAGAAAATGGAACTTCTGGGGATTAACTGTGATGATTCTTGCATACCTGGAAATTATGGTCACTTGCTTTGTCCCAAG TGTGAAGGTGGAAGATCAATGGAGAAGAGTTTATCTGTACATATTAACCGAGATGC TTGGCAATGGGATTTGCGCAGGGATCTTGCAATGTGGCGGTGTTACCGTACTTGCTGTGGATGGACAGGACAG GCCTTTGCAAATGGTAGAGTGACAAATGAGGGAATGAACATAATTTTCAAAGTCAGTTCCCCTAGGCAAATAACAGCTGAAGGCATGGTACTAGAACCACTAGGTGAGAAG CTAATTGCATACTTTGGTGATAGAATGATATCTGAAGAAACCCTCAGGAGAAATTCTGTTATGCAGATGGCTGGTGATCAG GGTATTATTGCATTTACTTATAGACAAAAAGGAGTGCTCATTGGTTGCAAGTATCGAACTATTGAGAAAAATTTTTGGCAG gatAAGGGCACAGAAAAATGGTTATATGGGCTGGATGACATTAAAGAAGTGACTGAAATTGTTATT GTTGAAGGCGAAATTGATAAGCTTTCAGTGGAGGAAGCTGGCTTCTTTAATTGTGTTAGTGTTCCTGGAGGTGCCCCACAAACTGTTTCTACTAAAGATATACCATCACTGGAAAAG GACAAAGCATATCAGTATCTATGGAATTGCAAAGAGTACTTGGATAAG GTGTCTCGCATTATCCTGGCAACTGATGGCGATGCAAGTGGGCAAGCCTTGGCTGAAGAGTTAGCACGCCGGCTGGGAAAAGAAAG ATGTTGGCTTGTAAGATGGCCCAAGAAAGATCACTCCTGTTGCTTCAAAGATGCAAATGAG
- the LOC110622074 gene encoding primase homolog protein isoform X2, translating into MDTFTPGKINHFLCPKVCVPMMQNKVVVAVSNAFFSYNRYEELTTAVVCISISHNCKWPVPSKHILSNNNCWAPILTRRRLGPVGSRVRSCYGNSKFLNPQSANGNGLEKHEVRVLKQKMELLGINCDDSCIPGNYGHLLCPKCEGGRSMEKSLSVHINRDAWQWDLRRDLAMWRCYRTCCGWTGQAFANGRVTNEGMNIIFKVSSPRQITAEGMVLEPLGEKLIAYFGDRMISEETLRRNSVMQMAGDQGIIAFTYRQKGVLIGCKYRTIEKNFWQDKGTEKWLYGLDDIKEVTEIVIVEGEIDKLSVEEAGFFNCVSVPGGAPQTVSTKDIPSLEKDKAYQYLWNCKEYLDKVSRIILATDGDASGQALAEELARRLGKERCWLVRWPKKDHSCCFKDANEVLKCLGPSALKEVIETAESYEVCTMNQVI; encoded by the exons ATGGATACCTTTACTCCTGGGAAAATTAATCACTTCCTTTGTCCAAAG GTTTGTGTTCCAATGATGCAAAATAAGGTTGTTGTAGCAGTAAGCAATGCCTTCTTCTCCTATAATAGGTATGAAGAACTCACTACTGCTGTGGTGTGCATATCCATATCTCACAA TTGCAAGTGGCCTGTCCCTTCCAAACACATCCTCTCAAACAATAATTGCTGGGCACCAATATTAACCAGGAGAAGACTGGGGCCTGTGGGGTCTCGTGTTCGCTCTTGCTATGGCAACTCCAAGTTCCTAAATCCGCAATCAG CTAACGGAAATGGATTAGAAAAGCATGAAGTGAGGGTCTTGAAGCAGAAAATGGAACTTCTGGGGATTAACTGTGATGATTCTTGCATACCTGGAAATTATGGTCACTTGCTTTGTCCCAAG TGTGAAGGTGGAAGATCAATGGAGAAGAGTTTATCTGTACATATTAACCGAGATGC TTGGCAATGGGATTTGCGCAGGGATCTTGCAATGTGGCGGTGTTACCGTACTTGCTGTGGATGGACAGGACAG GCCTTTGCAAATGGTAGAGTGACAAATGAGGGAATGAACATAATTTTCAAAGTCAGTTCCCCTAGGCAAATAACAGCTGAAGGCATGGTACTAGAACCACTAGGTGAGAAG CTAATTGCATACTTTGGTGATAGAATGATATCTGAAGAAACCCTCAGGAGAAATTCTGTTATGCAGATGGCTGGTGATCAG GGTATTATTGCATTTACTTATAGACAAAAAGGAGTGCTCATTGGTTGCAAGTATCGAACTATTGAGAAAAATTTTTGGCAG gatAAGGGCACAGAAAAATGGTTATATGGGCTGGATGACATTAAAGAAGTGACTGAAATTGTTATT GTTGAAGGCGAAATTGATAAGCTTTCAGTGGAGGAAGCTGGCTTCTTTAATTGTGTTAGTGTTCCTGGAGGTGCCCCACAAACTGTTTCTACTAAAGATATACCATCACTGGAAAAG GACAAAGCATATCAGTATCTATGGAATTGCAAAGAGTACTTGGATAAG GTGTCTCGCATTATCCTGGCAACTGATGGCGATGCAAGTGGGCAAGCCTTGGCTGAAGAGTTAGCACGCCGGCTGGGAAAAGAAAG ATGTTGGCTTGTAAGATGGCCCAAGAAAGATCACTCCTGTTGCTTCAAAGATGCAAATGAG
- the LOC110622074 gene encoding primase homolog protein isoform X8 — MDTFTPGKINHFLCPKVCVPMMQNKVVVAVSNAFFSYNRYEELTTAVVCISISHKRRLGPVGSRVRSCYGNSKFLNPQSANGNGLEKHEVRVLKQKMELLGINCDDSCIPGNYGHLLCPKCEGGRSMEKSLSVHINRDAWQWDLRRDLAMWRCYRTCCGWTGQAFANGRVTNEGMNIIFKVSSPRQITAEGMVLEPLGEKLIAYFGDRMISEETLRRNSVMQMAGDQGIIAFTYRQKGVLIGCKYRTIEKNFWQDKGTEKWLYGLDDIKEVTEIVIVEGEIDKLSVEEAGFFNCVSVPGGAPQTVSTKDIPSLEKDKAYQYLWNCKEYLDKVSRIILATDGDASGQALAEELARRLGKERCWLVRWPKKDHSCCFKDANEVLKCLGPSALKEVIETAESYEVCTMNQVI; from the exons ATGGATACCTTTACTCCTGGGAAAATTAATCACTTCCTTTGTCCAAAG GTTTGTGTTCCAATGATGCAAAATAAGGTTGTTGTAGCAGTAAGCAATGCCTTCTTCTCCTATAATAGGTATGAAGAACTCACTACTGCTGTGGTGTGCATATCCATATCTCACAA GAGAAGACTGGGGCCTGTGGGGTCTCGTGTTCGCTCTTGCTATGGCAACTCCAAGTTCCTAAATCCGCAATCAG CTAACGGAAATGGATTAGAAAAGCATGAAGTGAGGGTCTTGAAGCAGAAAATGGAACTTCTGGGGATTAACTGTGATGATTCTTGCATACCTGGAAATTATGGTCACTTGCTTTGTCCCAAG TGTGAAGGTGGAAGATCAATGGAGAAGAGTTTATCTGTACATATTAACCGAGATGC TTGGCAATGGGATTTGCGCAGGGATCTTGCAATGTGGCGGTGTTACCGTACTTGCTGTGGATGGACAGGACAG GCCTTTGCAAATGGTAGAGTGACAAATGAGGGAATGAACATAATTTTCAAAGTCAGTTCCCCTAGGCAAATAACAGCTGAAGGCATGGTACTAGAACCACTAGGTGAGAAG CTAATTGCATACTTTGGTGATAGAATGATATCTGAAGAAACCCTCAGGAGAAATTCTGTTATGCAGATGGCTGGTGATCAG GGTATTATTGCATTTACTTATAGACAAAAAGGAGTGCTCATTGGTTGCAAGTATCGAACTATTGAGAAAAATTTTTGGCAG gatAAGGGCACAGAAAAATGGTTATATGGGCTGGATGACATTAAAGAAGTGACTGAAATTGTTATT GTTGAAGGCGAAATTGATAAGCTTTCAGTGGAGGAAGCTGGCTTCTTTAATTGTGTTAGTGTTCCTGGAGGTGCCCCACAAACTGTTTCTACTAAAGATATACCATCACTGGAAAAG GACAAAGCATATCAGTATCTATGGAATTGCAAAGAGTACTTGGATAAG GTGTCTCGCATTATCCTGGCAACTGATGGCGATGCAAGTGGGCAAGCCTTGGCTGAAGAGTTAGCACGCCGGCTGGGAAAAGAAAG ATGTTGGCTTGTAAGATGGCCCAAGAAAGATCACTCCTGTTGCTTCAAAGATGCAAATGAG
- the LOC110622074 gene encoding primase homolog protein isoform X7, whose protein sequence is MDTFTPGKINHFLCPKVCVPMMQNKVVVAVSNAFFSYNSCKWPVPSKHILSNNNCWAPILTRRRLGPVGSRVRSCYGNSKFLNPQSANGNGLEKHEVRVLKQKMELLGINCDDSCIPGNYGHLLCPKCEGGRSMEKSLSVHINRDAWQWDLRRDLAMWRCYRTCCGWTGQAFANGRVTNEGMNIIFKVSSPRQITAEGMVLEPLGEKLIAYFGDRMISEETLRRNSVMQMAGDQGIIAFTYRQKGVLIGCKYRTIEKNFWQDKGTEKWLYGLDDIKEVTEIVIVEGEIDKLSVEEAGFFNCVSVPGGAPQTVSTKDIPSLEKDKAYQYLWNCKEYLDKVSRIILATDGDASGQALAEELARRLGKERCWLVRWPKKDHSCCFKDANEVLKCLGPSALKEVIETAESYEVCTMNQVI, encoded by the exons ATGGATACCTTTACTCCTGGGAAAATTAATCACTTCCTTTGTCCAAAG GTTTGTGTTCCAATGATGCAAAATAAGGTTGTTGTAGCAGTAAGCAATGCCTTCTTCTCCTATAATAG TTGCAAGTGGCCTGTCCCTTCCAAACACATCCTCTCAAACAATAATTGCTGGGCACCAATATTAACCAGGAGAAGACTGGGGCCTGTGGGGTCTCGTGTTCGCTCTTGCTATGGCAACTCCAAGTTCCTAAATCCGCAATCAG CTAACGGAAATGGATTAGAAAAGCATGAAGTGAGGGTCTTGAAGCAGAAAATGGAACTTCTGGGGATTAACTGTGATGATTCTTGCATACCTGGAAATTATGGTCACTTGCTTTGTCCCAAG TGTGAAGGTGGAAGATCAATGGAGAAGAGTTTATCTGTACATATTAACCGAGATGC TTGGCAATGGGATTTGCGCAGGGATCTTGCAATGTGGCGGTGTTACCGTACTTGCTGTGGATGGACAGGACAG GCCTTTGCAAATGGTAGAGTGACAAATGAGGGAATGAACATAATTTTCAAAGTCAGTTCCCCTAGGCAAATAACAGCTGAAGGCATGGTACTAGAACCACTAGGTGAGAAG CTAATTGCATACTTTGGTGATAGAATGATATCTGAAGAAACCCTCAGGAGAAATTCTGTTATGCAGATGGCTGGTGATCAG GGTATTATTGCATTTACTTATAGACAAAAAGGAGTGCTCATTGGTTGCAAGTATCGAACTATTGAGAAAAATTTTTGGCAG gatAAGGGCACAGAAAAATGGTTATATGGGCTGGATGACATTAAAGAAGTGACTGAAATTGTTATT GTTGAAGGCGAAATTGATAAGCTTTCAGTGGAGGAAGCTGGCTTCTTTAATTGTGTTAGTGTTCCTGGAGGTGCCCCACAAACTGTTTCTACTAAAGATATACCATCACTGGAAAAG GACAAAGCATATCAGTATCTATGGAATTGCAAAGAGTACTTGGATAAG GTGTCTCGCATTATCCTGGCAACTGATGGCGATGCAAGTGGGCAAGCCTTGGCTGAAGAGTTAGCACGCCGGCTGGGAAAAGAAAG ATGTTGGCTTGTAAGATGGCCCAAGAAAGATCACTCCTGTTGCTTCAAAGATGCAAATGAG
- the LOC110622074 gene encoding primase homolog protein isoform X9 — translation MDTFTPGKINHFLCPKVCVPMMQNKVVVAVSNAFFSYNRYEELTTAVVCISISHKRRLGPVGSRVRSCYGNSKFLNPQSEKHEVRVLKQKMELLGINCDDSCIPGNYGHLLCPKCEGGRSMEKSLSVHINRDAWQWDLRRDLAMWRCYRTCCGWTGQAFANGRVTNEGMNIIFKVSSPRQITAEGMVLEPLGEKLIAYFGDRMISEETLRRNSVMQMAGDQGIIAFTYRQKGVLIGCKYRTIEKNFWQDKGTEKWLYGLDDIKEVTEIVIVEGEIDKLSVEEAGFFNCVSVPGGAPQTVSTKDIPSLEKDKAYQYLWNCKEYLDKVSRIILATDGDASGQALAEELARRLGKERCWLVRWPKKDHSCCFKDANEVLKCLGPSALKEVIETAESYEVCTMNQVI, via the exons ATGGATACCTTTACTCCTGGGAAAATTAATCACTTCCTTTGTCCAAAG GTTTGTGTTCCAATGATGCAAAATAAGGTTGTTGTAGCAGTAAGCAATGCCTTCTTCTCCTATAATAGGTATGAAGAACTCACTACTGCTGTGGTGTGCATATCCATATCTCACAA GAGAAGACTGGGGCCTGTGGGGTCTCGTGTTCGCTCTTGCTATGGCAACTCCAAGTTCCTAAATCCGCAATCAG AAAAGCATGAAGTGAGGGTCTTGAAGCAGAAAATGGAACTTCTGGGGATTAACTGTGATGATTCTTGCATACCTGGAAATTATGGTCACTTGCTTTGTCCCAAG TGTGAAGGTGGAAGATCAATGGAGAAGAGTTTATCTGTACATATTAACCGAGATGC TTGGCAATGGGATTTGCGCAGGGATCTTGCAATGTGGCGGTGTTACCGTACTTGCTGTGGATGGACAGGACAG GCCTTTGCAAATGGTAGAGTGACAAATGAGGGAATGAACATAATTTTCAAAGTCAGTTCCCCTAGGCAAATAACAGCTGAAGGCATGGTACTAGAACCACTAGGTGAGAAG CTAATTGCATACTTTGGTGATAGAATGATATCTGAAGAAACCCTCAGGAGAAATTCTGTTATGCAGATGGCTGGTGATCAG GGTATTATTGCATTTACTTATAGACAAAAAGGAGTGCTCATTGGTTGCAAGTATCGAACTATTGAGAAAAATTTTTGGCAG gatAAGGGCACAGAAAAATGGTTATATGGGCTGGATGACATTAAAGAAGTGACTGAAATTGTTATT GTTGAAGGCGAAATTGATAAGCTTTCAGTGGAGGAAGCTGGCTTCTTTAATTGTGTTAGTGTTCCTGGAGGTGCCCCACAAACTGTTTCTACTAAAGATATACCATCACTGGAAAAG GACAAAGCATATCAGTATCTATGGAATTGCAAAGAGTACTTGGATAAG GTGTCTCGCATTATCCTGGCAACTGATGGCGATGCAAGTGGGCAAGCCTTGGCTGAAGAGTTAGCACGCCGGCTGGGAAAAGAAAG ATGTTGGCTTGTAAGATGGCCCAAGAAAGATCACTCCTGTTGCTTCAAAGATGCAAATGAG
- the LOC110622074 gene encoding primase homolog protein isoform X12, which translates to MDTFTPGKINHFLCPKVCVPMMQNKVVVAVSNAFFSYNRRRLGPVGSRVRSCYGNSKFLNPQSANGNGLEKHEVRVLKQKMELLGINCDDSCIPGNYGHLLCPKCEGGRSMEKSLSVHINRDADLAMWRCYRTCCGWTGQAFANGRVTNEGMNIIFKVSSPRQITAEGMVLEPLGEKLIAYFGDRMISEETLRRNSVMQMAGDQGIIAFTYRQKGVLIGCKYRTIEKNFWQDKGTEKWLYGLDDIKEVTEIVIVEGEIDKLSVEEAGFFNCVSVPGGAPQTVSTKDIPSLEKDKAYQYLWNCKEYLDKVSRIILATDGDASGQALAEELARRLGKERCWLVRWPKKDHSCCFKDANEVLKCLGPSALKEVIETAESYEVCTMNQVI; encoded by the exons ATGGATACCTTTACTCCTGGGAAAATTAATCACTTCCTTTGTCCAAAG GTTTGTGTTCCAATGATGCAAAATAAGGTTGTTGTAGCAGTAAGCAATGCCTTCTTCTCCTATAATAG GAGAAGACTGGGGCCTGTGGGGTCTCGTGTTCGCTCTTGCTATGGCAACTCCAAGTTCCTAAATCCGCAATCAG CTAACGGAAATGGATTAGAAAAGCATGAAGTGAGGGTCTTGAAGCAGAAAATGGAACTTCTGGGGATTAACTGTGATGATTCTTGCATACCTGGAAATTATGGTCACTTGCTTTGTCCCAAG TGTGAAGGTGGAAGATCAATGGAGAAGAGTTTATCTGTACATATTAACCGAGATGC GGATCTTGCAATGTGGCGGTGTTACCGTACTTGCTGTGGATGGACAGGACAG GCCTTTGCAAATGGTAGAGTGACAAATGAGGGAATGAACATAATTTTCAAAGTCAGTTCCCCTAGGCAAATAACAGCTGAAGGCATGGTACTAGAACCACTAGGTGAGAAG CTAATTGCATACTTTGGTGATAGAATGATATCTGAAGAAACCCTCAGGAGAAATTCTGTTATGCAGATGGCTGGTGATCAG GGTATTATTGCATTTACTTATAGACAAAAAGGAGTGCTCATTGGTTGCAAGTATCGAACTATTGAGAAAAATTTTTGGCAG gatAAGGGCACAGAAAAATGGTTATATGGGCTGGATGACATTAAAGAAGTGACTGAAATTGTTATT GTTGAAGGCGAAATTGATAAGCTTTCAGTGGAGGAAGCTGGCTTCTTTAATTGTGTTAGTGTTCCTGGAGGTGCCCCACAAACTGTTTCTACTAAAGATATACCATCACTGGAAAAG GACAAAGCATATCAGTATCTATGGAATTGCAAAGAGTACTTGGATAAG GTGTCTCGCATTATCCTGGCAACTGATGGCGATGCAAGTGGGCAAGCCTTGGCTGAAGAGTTAGCACGCCGGCTGGGAAAAGAAAG ATGTTGGCTTGTAAGATGGCCCAAGAAAGATCACTCCTGTTGCTTCAAAGATGCAAATGAG